The Phragmites australis chromosome 15, lpPhrAust1.1, whole genome shotgun sequence genome window below encodes:
- the LOC133892439 gene encoding autophagy-related protein 18a-like, producing the protein MEDSNTSTQPHAYGGRRPFWNETLAPVQCSSHRTKRALDDRDVGEVPIVPLADVPTGSAACDPGGPGPYPPQLASARNAQRVVRTAWTTSSRYKSPRPDPMSPSSPLPFSTRSMTMASPSAAADSLVHVAFNSKATHFVAATATGIRVFSCSPLEHVFSKSSFASPDSSGSAGEVTSADVILSGHLVAVVFRESADAADSSGRSDKIRYWSELYRQMMSEDMGPSCRGVVRAVRHVGSHVLVAGEDKVTVHEMSRCGVKRTNGFDTGPNPLGLCALAQVDRGAQAFVLACPLPAKGEVQVRRPRGCRVDVPAHNSSIACVALSRDGRLLATAGSKGTLLRIFSTTDGKKLQELRRGADRADIHCMAFSPDSKWLAASSDKGTIHVFSVKVDLTSWTPEDGDNPDGPNTASAANSNQGWSRSFLSGFVQVPRYFKQDCSLAKFRLREGVKYLVAFSHEPHTVLIIGMDGSFYRCKFDPVKAGDMKQLEYRNFMKMK; encoded by the exons ATGGAGGACTCTAACACCAGCACTCAGCCGCACGCCTACGGCGGGCGCCGTCCGTTCTGGAACGAGACGCTAGCTCCGGTTCAATGTTCCTCCCACCGCACGAAGCGCGCCCTCGACGATCGCGACGTCGGCGAGGTACCCATCGTGCCCCTCGCCGACGTCCCCACCGGCTCCGCCGCGTGCGACCCTGGTGGGCCTGGTCCATACCCGCCGCAGCTCGCGTCCGCGCGGAATGCCCAACGCGTCGTACGCACTGCCTGGACCACGTCGTCGCGCTACAAGAGTCCCCGGCCAGATCCGATGAGCCCGTCCTCAC CTCTCCCGTTCAGCACACGATCGATGACAATGGCGtctccctccgccgccgctgatTCGCTGGTGCACGTCGCGTTCAACAGCAAGGCCACCCACTTCGTTGCGGCCACGGCCACTGGCATCCGCGTCTTCTCCTGCAGCCCCTTGGAGCACGTGTTCAGCAAGAGCAGCTTTGCCTCCCCGGACAGCTCCGGCTCCGCCGGCGAGGTGACCTCCGCCGACGTAATCCTCTCGGGGCATCTCGTGGCCGTCGTATTCAGGGAGTCGGCCGACGCCGCCGACAGCTCCGGCCGAAGTGACAAGATCAGGTACTGGAGCGAGTTGTACCGCCAGATGATGAGCGAGGACATGGGCCCCTCTTGCCGCGGCGTCGTGCGCGCCGTCCGCCATGTCGGGAGCCATGTCCTCGTCGCTGGCGAGGACAAGGTGACGGTCCACGAGATGTCAAGATGCGGGGTGAAGCGAACCAATGGGTTTGACACGGGCCCGAACCCGCTGGGGCTGTGCGCGCTGGCGCAGGTGGACCGCGGCGCCCAGGCATTCGTGCTCGCCTGCCCGCTGCCGGCCAAGGGCGAGGTGCAGGTCCGGCGGCCCAGGGGCTGCCGCGTCGACGTGCCCGCGCACAACTCGAGCATCGCGTGCGTCGCGCTGTCCCGTGACGGTCGGCTGCTCGCCACCGCCGGCTCCAAGGGCACGCTCCTGCGCATCTTCAGCACCACCGACGGCAAGAAGCTTCAGGAG CTGAGAAGGGGTGCTGACAGAGCAGACATCCACTGCATGGCATTCTCTCCTGATTCCAAGTGGCTGGCGGCCTCCAGCGACAAGGGGACAATTCACGTCTTCAGCGTCAAAGTGGATTTAACATCCTGGACACCGGAGGACGGCGATAATCCTGACGGCCCCAACACAGCGTCTGCTGCAAATTCCAACCAGGGATGgtctcgctctttcttaagtg GTTTCGTTCAGGTCCCGAGATATTTCAAGCAAGATTGCTCGCTGGCAAAGTTCCGTCTACGTGAAGGAGTTAAGTACTTGGTGGCGTTCAGCCATGAACCGCATACCGTCCTCATCATCGGCATGGATGGAAG CTTCTACCGATGCAAGTTTGACCCGGTGAAAGCAGGCGACATGAAACAATTGGAGTACAGGAATTTTATGAAGATGAAATGA